The Maridesulfovibrio ferrireducens genomic interval TACATACGACTTGTGCTGTGCAAGCAAATTGCAAAGGTGGTGTCCACTTGATGCACGGCATGGATCTTTGTCATTGTTCACCACGCCGCAACCAGCAAAAGTATTGTAAAGCTGAGTATCGAGATCATCTCTATCTGTAAGAATAACGAACGTGAAATTACCACCCAGCTTGCGATGAACTTTCCGAGTGAAAAATACGATGGAATAGCTCTTTCCTGCTCCCTGCGTATGCCAAAACACGCCAAGTTTACCCAAGCGGTCCTTTCTGCCCCGCACAGCCTCAATTGCCCGATTAACTCCAAGCAGTTGGTGATTTCGTGCCAGAATCTTTTTAGGTTCACCTGCGGAGTCATCGAAGAGAATGAAATTTTCAACCAGATCAATGAAGTTGTGCTTATCGCATACACCTTTGAGCAAGGTTTCCATATCAACAACGCCAGACTCATCTTCCTCTAAACGCTTCCAGTCGTTGAAGTGCTCAAACTTACTTGAAAGAGAACCGAGCTTAGCGTCCACGCCATTAGCCAGAACCACTATGGCGTTATGATGAAACAAGTGCGGAACGGTATCCTTGTAATCCATGAAATTTTGTTCGTAGGCAGCTCGAATGTTCTTACTTACATTCTTCAGCTCCATGAAGAGTAAAGGAATCCCATTCACAAACCCTACGATATCCGCTCGACGACGGTACAAATCTCCTTTTACCCAAAGTTCACGCACACAGAGAAAATGGTTATTCGTAGGTTCGGCAAAATCGAGGATACGCAAGCGCTCCCGCACCCGATCCCCATCAGCATTATGAAATGTAACTTGTACCCCGTCCCGTATAAGTTGGTATTTATCCCGATTAGCCGCCAACATGGTCTGACTGGCTACGACAGTGACAACCTCACGCACTGCATCGTCATAAGCTGAATCAGGCAAGCCCGGGTTAAGTTTTACCAGCCCCTCGCGTAAGTATCGCTTAAGCACTACATCTTCGTCAGAATCTCGCCCCAAGGTTCCTTCAGGGCCGTATGTCTCAGCATGATAAGCATACACGGAATCCCAACCGAGTTGGTTCTCCAGGTATTCAGCTGTTGTCTGTTGAACTAGGGTGTCTTCATTGTAGAAACTTGGCGTCACCTTAGGACTCCTCCTCGGCGAGATTCTCTCATGGTTGTGTCTCCACAGTGTCAACTATACCTATGCTTTTCAGCAATGAGGAATATTGCTCGCCATCTTCTTTGAGTCTTTCAATAATTTGTTTTGCAGCCGTTTGCATCTCAGGAACTTCTACCGGCATTAAACCTCGCTCAAAAATCCCGCACAGGTGTGAATATTCATTGTTTATTCTGTCGGTTAAAACGGCGGGAATTTTCGCTTCTCCAAAAAATGAACAGAGCGTTTTGGGGTTCATTCCCTGATCAGGATATTTGTAATAGAGGTAAATCTCGAAGAATTTTCTAGAGTTGTTTCCAAAATTACAAAATATGACGTAGTTTGTATCGTCAACCGTTTCAATTTGAGCACATTTGTATATCTGATGGAAAAGATAGTTAAATTCAGTAGCATAATCCGTTAGGTACTTCGGCATAACCCCAATCGTGGAGGTCTTGTCCTGTCGGGCAACCACAAAAGAGTTCTTCGGGTAGCTAATATAATTTCCATCTTGTCCCAAAACTTTATGTCCCAATTGATTCAAATACTTCAAAAAATTAAGGTTGTGCGTTGATATAAATAATTGCTGAAACTTTCCTGCGGAAACGATCTCTGCGTTCAGCAAGCTGTATACAAAAAAGATGTGATTCCCATCGAGAGATGAGATAGGATCGTCAATCCAAATGATCGGTTTTGAATCTCGGGTGTCGATATCATCGAGTTTTGCAAGGAAATAGCAGAATGCTAGCAGACTGCATTCGCCTTCGCTTAAATGGTAAGCTTTTTTGCCGTCCCTAATGACTTCAAAGCAAATTTGCTTTGATTCATCTTCAGCGAGAACATCCTTTTTAGACTCCAGCGTGATAAATCGATGGCCAAAGAAATTGTTTAGGTATTCATTAACTTTCTTTGCGCCTTTTTCTTCGTCGTTCAGTTCACGTTTCTTTAAGGCAATCAGTTTCTCTTTCGTTAGAACAATATTATTGACTTGCTCATTATTTTTCGCAGCTTTAACACACTTTTTCTTGAGTTCTTCAATTGAAGACAACTGTTCTTGATACCCGATTGTGATTAGGTAGTCTGAAACTTCTTTTAATCGTAGAGTTTCTTTAGCGCTCGCCTGTTCAGAACTCAAAGAGGTAGTAAATATATCGGATTCGGTGCGGATCGATTCATACGTACTCCACGCGGTCAGCAAATCGGCAGAGGCATCATCCGGCTTTTCAAATGAGTTCTGGTTCAGAATGTCTTCTTTTCTTGCCTTTAGCTGAGTGACTAGTTTTCCCAGGGAAATTTCGTACTTGCCAACGGCCTCTTTTAGCGTTCTAGTCAATTCATCAAACTGGTTGTGGAATTTGGAGTAGAAACGGAATTTATCGAGGGATAAGGCAGCGCTTGCTGTGTTCTTCTCTTCTTCAATCTTATCGATTAGCGCATCAATATTCTTTTCAAGAAGCGCCGACTCTTCATCAAAATGCTTATCCAGCT includes:
- a CDS encoding AAA family ATPase, whose protein sequence is MIKSFKSIGNFGIFNSFDWRTEVRGNGGSVQNFQDINIIYGRNYSGKTTLSRIIRAMETGALSDKFELPAFSVAFSDGGLATETSLVGHGKIVRVFNDDFVRDNLRFITNPDDNIEPFAILGDDNNKIEKEISAIEAELGSKEEGKETCLYAQKDAAKAEEGEAFDVHEAAFDSLNVQLKSKATDKKIGIKYKPERFGDQNYNIQKLHADIKIVLSSNYRTPTDEQLAKLEKLISENKLRTISPFQPPELNFEKLTTETESLVAKKISESDKIEELVKDAVLNRWVNDGRTHHKGKRDKCAFCDNPISEDRWKELDKHFDEESALLEKNIDALIDKIEEEKNTASAALSLDKFRFYSKFHNQFDELTRTLKEAVGKYEISLGKLVTQLKARKEDILNQNSFEKPDDASADLLTAWSTYESIRTESDIFTTSLSSEQASAKETLRLKEVSDYLITIGYQEQLSSIEELKKKCVKAAKNNEQVNNIVLTKEKLIALKKRELNDEEKGAKKVNEYLNNFFGHRFITLESKKDVLAEDESKQICFEVIRDGKKAYHLSEGECSLLAFCYFLAKLDDIDTRDSKPIIWIDDPISSLDGNHIFFVYSLLNAEIVSAGKFQQLFISTHNLNFLKYLNQLGHKVLGQDGNYISYPKNSFVVARQDKTSTIGVMPKYLTDYATEFNYLFHQIYKCAQIETVDDTNYVIFCNFGNNSRKFFEIYLYYKYPDQGMNPKTLCSFFGEAKIPAVLTDRINNEYSHLCGIFERGLMPVEVPEMQTAAKQIIERLKEDGEQYSSLLKSIGIVDTVETQP